The Eleginops maclovinus isolate JMC-PN-2008 ecotype Puerto Natales chromosome 3, JC_Emac_rtc_rv5, whole genome shotgun sequence genome includes a region encoding these proteins:
- the gnl1 gene encoding guanine nucleotide-binding protein-like 1 — translation MPRKKPFSTKQKKKQLQVKRERKRGDTGSGPSSRNASLERGQRQSDTSDSETTDVRKINQQPFTREGRYDPNRFRLHFEKESKEEVEKRKKVAREKVLKPVSGKEHEISIDDVFPPEKGLGFPRRPPWSYEMTRENLLKKEEKSYREHLDDLHSRNPEGSLSHFEHNLETWRQLWRVLEMSDIILLIVDIRHPVLQFPPSLYNYITGELGKQVVLVLNKADLCPPPLVIAWKHYMTSQFPHLQIVCFTSHPGQPYSTVLQKKRMRKKADWSHSGGPLDILKACQEITAGRVDLSSWEQKIRRDAGAEQMEGERLDEEAETVLVEHQTDIAMEMNSPSHELYKDGVLTLGCIGFPNVGKSSVINSLVARKVVSVSRTPGHTKYFQTYYLTPTVKLCDCPGLVFPSIVDKQLQILAGIYPVSQLQEPYSSVGYLCERTPTYSVLKLKHPSLVDSKPHLGIQGSEDLKWTAWDVCEAWAERRGYKTAKAARLDVYRAANSLLRLAIDGRLCLCLRPPGYSCLREHWENHPDLPEIIALQGRTTTKEEEEVGERDEDEDGESSTEPEDERDRDADDDEDGDDEDEGFAHPKPKEEKPSGFTVNMFNVLRENECE, via the exons ATGCCCCGGAAAAAGCCATTTAGCaccaaacagaagaagaaacagctACAAGTCAAacgggagagaaagagag GTGACACAGGTTCAGGGCCGAGCAGCCGCAATGCCAGTCTGGAGCGAGGACAGCGGCAGTCAGACACCTCAGACAGTGAAACCACTgatgtgaggaaaataaatcagcagcCCTTCACCAGGGAAGGGAGATATGACCCCAACAG GTTCCGACTGCACtttgagaaagagagcaaagaagaagtggaaaagaggaaaaaggtgGCCAGGGAGAAGGTGCTGAAGCCAGTCTCAGGGAAAGAACATGAGATCAGCATCGATGACGTCTTCCCTCCAGAGAAAG GTCTTGGTTTCCCACGACGGCCGCCCTGGAGTTATGAGATGACACGAGAGAACCTGctgaagaaagaggagaagtcGTACAGAGAGCACCTGGATGACCTGCACTCCAGAAACCCGGAGGGCTCTCTCAGCCACTTTGAGCACAACCTGGAG acATGGAGGCAGTTATGGCGAGTGTTGGAGATGTCAGACATCATCCTGCTAATCGTGGACATCAGGCACCCG GTGCTGCAGTTCCCTCCATCCCTGTACAACTACATCACAGGAGAACTGGGGAAGCAGGTGGTCCTGGTGCTGAACAAAGCCGACCTGTGTCCTCCACCACTGGTGATCGCCTGGAAACACTACATGACCTCCCAGTTCCCCCACCTGCAGATAGTCTGCTTCACCTCCCACCCGGGACAGCCCTACAGCacag TGCtccagaagaagaggatgaggaagaaggCAGACTGGAGTCACTCTGGGGGACCTTTAGACATTCTGAAGGCCTGCCAGGAGATCACAGCGGGGAGAG TTGACCTGTCCAGCTGGGAGCAGAAGATCCGGAGGGATGCCGGTGCTGAGCAAATGGAGGGAGAGCGGCTAGATGAGGAAGCAGAGACGGTTCTGGTGGAGCATCAAACTGACATCGCTATGGAGATGAACAGCCCGTCTCATGAGCTGTACAAAGACGGGGTTCTCACACTGGGCTGCATAG GCTTTCCGAATGTTGGCAAGTCCTCGGTTATTAACAGCCTGGTGGCGAGGAAGGTGGTGAGCGTGTCCCGGACTCCAGGCCACACCAAATACTTCCAGACGTACTACCTCACCCCGACAGTGAAACTCTGTGACTGTCCTGGTCTGGTTTTCCCCTCCATCGTGGATAAACAGTTGCAG ATTCTGGCAGGTATCTACCCCGTGTCTCAGCTGCAGGAGCCCTACAGCTCAGTCGGTTATCTGTGCGAAAGGACTCCGACTTACTCTGTGCTGAAGCTCAAACATCCCAGTCTGGTGGACAGCAAACCCCACCTTGGAATTCAGGGGTCTGAGGACCTCAAATGGACTGCCTGGGATGTGTGTGAGG CTtgggcagagaggagaggctaTAAGACGGCCAAAGCAGCTCGCCTGGATGTTTACCGAGCAGCGAACAGCCTCCTGCGGTTAGCGATCGACGGCAGGTTGTGCCTCTGCCTGAGACCACCGGGCTACAGCTGCCTGAGGG AGCACTGGGAAAACCACCCAGACCTGCCGGAGATCATCGCTCTGCAGGGGAGGACCACGacgaaggaggaggaggaggtgggggagagGGACGAAGACGAGGACGGAGAGTCCAGCACCGAGCCGGAGGACGAGAGGGACCGGGACGCTGACGACGACGAGGATGGGGATGATGAAGACGAGGGGTTTGCACACCCGAAACCGAAGGAGGAAAAGCCATCTGGCTTCACTGTCAACATGTTCAATGTCCTGCGGGAAAACGAGTGCGAGTGA
- the si:ch211-154o6.3 gene encoding notchless protein homolog 1, whose translation MGEVRKLQKKLRQIGSLEIKISLSPEERFKISRKAELRSRLAELQLQLSGPQQTLGIVADGKQEKMKRQVEDAPEALPSQTPPAPKILKGEKKSTTQETPAPAARRREAGGGAEIGRQQERTAPAKMSDHCREVPGESSGFDTEQRQEEAEFACLKSSWEKSKFRLRLLEGHNDIVTCVVAVDNLVVSGSRDTTVKVWFVPTATEHKNLGGHTGGVTCLSAPPPEYCKRLARALSLSDKERFILSGSADCNVKIWALSVGQCVKSLYTFNAVTALCFVPEGDGYIVTGSDAGKVQAWSWHTFQNCQSINAHQEAVTSIQAQGPLVFSGSADGGVSVWENRCSDRDPLRLLHQWGEEVTGCGGGSGGRLILSPRGDRVFLSYGRAWLKILHWRTGTMSRLTNHSSITGVTDCVHQTGGLLIGSCYDLANGESSLNLFSLPQCRYLASLTWPDAPRILCFAAWTTGSGDHRWVTGGRDLLVWEQLPSSGKQRGDVTAKRDSRLESCLLESEGDTEDDEETDDFEDDDNEGEERRRDDVEDGGSGSWLRCVLQ comes from the exons ATGGGGGAGGTGAGGAAGCTGCAGAAGAAATTGAGACAGATTGGGAGTCTGGAAATAAAAATCAGTCTTTCCCCAGAGGAGAGATTCAAG ATCTCCAGGAAGGCGGAGCTGCGTTCCAGATTGGCTGAgcttcagctgcagctttctggCCCGCAGCAAACTCTGGGGATTGTGGCAGACGGAAAACAGGAGAAGATGAAAAGACAAGT GGAGGATGCCCCCGAGGCCCTTCCATCACAAACGCCTCCAGCCCCCAAGATCCTTAAGGGAGAGAAGAAGTCCACAACTCAGGAAACGCCAGCACCGGCTGCCAGGCGGAGGGAGGCAGGAGGGGGCGCGGAGATAGGCAGACAGCAGGAAAGAACCGCGCCGGCCAAGATGTCAGATCACTGCCGGGAAGTCCCAGGAGAGAGCTCCGGATTTGACACGGAGCAGCGACAGGAAG AGGCAGAATTTGCATGCCTGAAATCGTCTTGGGAGAAGTCGAAGTTTCGCTTGAGGCTGTTGGAGGGTCACAACGACATCGTCACCTGCGTGGTTGCTGTTGACAACCTGGTGGTTTCTGGAAG CCGAGACACGACGGTGAAGGTGTGGTTCGTTCCCACGGCAACGGAGCACAAGAACCTGGGCGGTCACACCGGGGGggtcacctgtctgtctgcgcCTCCCCCCGAGTACTGCAAGAGGCTGG CCCGGGCCCTGTCTCTGTCCGACAAGGAGAGGTTTATTTTGAGTGGCTCGGCAGACTGCAACGTGAAGATCTGGGCCCTGAGCGTTG GGCAGTGTGTGAAGTCTCTCTACACCTTCAACGCCGTGACCGCACTCTGCTTTGTGCCAGAAGGAGACGGCTACATCGTCACGGGATCAG ACGCGGGGAAAGTTCAGGCCTGGAGCTGGCACACTTTCCAAAACTGCCAGTCAATCAACGCTCACCAGGAAGCAGTCACCTCCATCCAG GCTCAGGGTCCGCTGGTGTTCAGCGGCTCGGCTGACGGGGGGGTGTCGGTGTGGGAAAACCGATGTTCGGATCGAGACCCTCTCCGGCTGCTGCACCAGTGGGGGGAGGAGGTGACGGGCTGCGGAGGGGGGTCAGGCGGGCGTTTGATCCTCAGCCCACGAGGAGACAGAGTCTTCCTGTCTTACGGTCGAGCCTGGCTCAAGATCCTGCACTGGAGGACAG GAACCATGTCcaggctgaccaatcacagcagcatCACCGGGGTAACAGATTGTGTGCACCAGACAGGAGGCCTCCTAATTGGCTCCTGCTATGACCTGGCCAACGGAGAGAGCTCGCTAAATC TGTTCTCGCTGCCTCAGTGTCGGTACCTGGCCTCTCTGACCTGGCCCGATGCTCCCAGAATCCTTTGCTTTGCGGCGTGGACCACAGGGAGCGGAGACCACCGGTGGGTCACTGGAGGTCGCGACCTCCTCGTGTGGGAGCAGCTCCCCAGCTCCGGGAAGCAGAG GGGTGATGTCACAGCGAAAAGAGACAGTCGACTGGAGTCCTGTTTGCTGGAGTCAGAGGGAGACACAGAAGATGACGAGGAGACGGATg ATTTCGAGGACGATGACAATGAAGGAGAAGAGCGGCGGCGTGACGATGTGGAGGATGGAGGGTCCGGCTCGTGGTTGCGGTGCGTTCTCCAGTGA
- the znf384b gene encoding zinc finger protein 384b isoform X2 produces the protein MMEDSHFNSAYFWSPIPSVPAQIENAMFLNKMKEQQEKNAAFSQSSASHYQTALLTIPTHGIKTDGGGQAGGGTHLHPAHSTQNMLSVPSTGIMTAAGLVITTPQGTLVSPTSSQSFVSGHQATTMIVSALHSAEKKEGDGAPHVVVMPAPSKRGRKKKATLSRVGVGGNETLILAHLTAGGQVTSLQHHTVDPYDLSNEEEEHGQKDSTKTYRNHTESKPHKCPHCTKSFANSSYLAQHVRIHTGVKPYSCSFCQKSFRQLSHLQQHNRIHTGDRPYKCIHPGCEKSFTQLSNLQSHRRQHNKDKPYKCTNCNKGYVDAASLEVHMSTHTVKHARIYSCGLCNRTYTSETYLVKHMEKHNPDQLNAQAERARQQNQNQSQDQGAAQSREDGADRGSNRAGSGGADGGQQGQSNYQTDSLSCPFDMHQYKTVSASDIQYKPVTVADLTSHKDLCLTVSASTIQVEHLNS, from the exons ATGATGGAAGACTCTCATTTTAATTCCGCGTACTTCTGGTCTCCCATCCCATCTGTACCAGCACAG ATTGAGAATGCCATGTTTCTGAACAAGATGAAAGAGCAACAGGAGAAGAATGCAGCCTTCTCTCAGTCCTCTGCATCCCACTACCAAACGGCTCTCCTCACCATCCCAACTCATGGGATAAAGACAGATGGTGGAGGGCAGGCTGGTGGCGGGACTCACCTCCACCCGGCTCACAGCACCCAGAACATGCTGTCTGTCCCGTCCACAGGCATCATGACAGCAG CGGGTCTGGTCATCACAACTCCTCAGGGAACCCTCGTCTCTCCCACCTCGTCTCAATCGTTCGTCTCCGGTCATCAAGCAACGACCATGATCGTCTCAGCACTTCATTCTGCAG AGAAAAAAGAAGGGGACGGTGCGCCCCATGTAGTCGTGATGCCGGCACCCTCAAAACGAGGCAGAAAGAAGAAGGCGACGCTGTCCAGAGTCGGTGTGGGGGGGAACGAAACACTAATACTGGCTCACCTGACAGCAGGCGGACAG GTGACGTCTTTGCAGCATCACACTGTCGACCCTTACGACCTGTCaaatgaagaggaagagcaCGGGCAGAAAGACAGCACCAAGACGTACAG GAACCACACAGAGTCAAAGCCTCACAAGTGTCCCCATTGCACCAAGTCATTTGCCAACTCCAGCTACCTGGCCCAGCATGTCCGCATCCACACCGGAGTGAAACCTTACTCCTGCTCCTTCTGCCAAAAGAGCTTCAGACAGCTCAGCCATCTTCAGCAGCACAACAG GATTCACACAGGAGATCGGCCGTACAAGTGCATCCATCCAGGCTGTGAGAAATCCTTCACGCAACTCTCAAATCTACAG TCCCATCGGCGCCAACACAACAAAGACAAGCCCTACAAGTGCACCAACTGCAACAAAGGATACGTAGACGCAGCGAGCCTGGAGGTGCACATGTCCACACACACGGTGAAGCACGCGAGGATCTACTCCTGTGGGCTCTGCAACCGCACTTATACCTCA GAGACGTATCTGGTGAAACACATGGAGAAACACAACCCCGACCAGCTGAATGCACAAGCAGAACGAGCGAGACAACAGAACCAGAACCAAAGCCAGGACCAAGGTGCAGCTCAGAGCCGGGAGGACGGAGCAGACCGAGGATCGAACAGAGCTGGGAGCGGGGGAGCAGACGGAGGCCAGCAGGGACAGAGCAACTACCAGACAGACTCCCTCTCCTGTCCGTTTGACATGCACCAGTATAAGACAGTGTCTGCCAGTGACATCCAGTACAAACCTGTCACCGTAGCTGACCTCACTTCCCACAAAGACCTCTGCCTCACTGTCTCGGCATCCACCATTCAAGTGGAGCACCTCAACTCTTAG
- the pianp gene encoding PILR alpha-associated neural protein codes for MERCSISPVARLTALLLVALVTQPSTCNRDDSEGKEEQLDALSVQLSVTAQVTPTPLWAVVWGPTQPLEDETYHFLSSQETDALHGHGGGQQEASTPEADWPASQQPREEPPLESKEQGGGREDGGTEAEETEPEEVDPQFYVTVTISSLLILTAVVITAKLCYDRSCSQHPPPVSRGVAPPLSLALPRSLASEDSRQTLHSTSSSFTDRERIPVVNL; via the exons ATGGAGAGATG CTCCATCTCTCCTGTCGCACGACTGACTGCCCTGCTCCTGGTTGCTCTGGTGACACAGCCCTCCACCTGTAACCGTGACGACAGCGAGGGCAAGGAGGAACAGCTGGACGCCCTGTCTGTCCAGCTGTCCGTCACGGCCCAGGTCACGCCCACCCCTCTGTGGGCGGTGGTCTGGGGTCCCACTCAGCCTCTGGAGGATGAGACCTACCACTTCCTCTCCAGCCAGGAAACGGACGCCCTGCATGGCCACGGGGGGGGACAGCAGGAGGCGAGCACCCCCGAGGCGGACTGGCCTGCGAGCCAGCAGCCCCGAGAGGAGCCCCCGCTGGAGTCCAAGGAgcaggggggaggaagggaggatggagggaCGGAGGCGGAGGAGACGGAGCCTGAGGAAG tggACCCTCAGTTCTACGTCACCGTGACCATCTCCTCGCTGCTCATCCTGACCGCAGTCGTCATTACAGCCAAACTCTG TTACGACCGCAGCTGTTCCCAGCATCCACCCCCGGTTTCCCGTGGCGTCGCCCCCCCACTCTCCCTGGCTCTCCCCCGTTCCCTGGCTTCGGAGGACAGCCGGCAGACGCTGCacagcacctcctcctccttcaccgACAGGGAGAG GATCCCAGTTGTGAACCTCTGA
- the znf384b gene encoding zinc finger protein 384b isoform X1 → MMEDSHFNSAYFWSPIPSVPAQIENAMFLNKMKEQQEKNAAFSQSSASHYQTALLTIPTHGIKTDGGGQAGGGTHLHPAHSTQNMLSVPSTGIMTAAGLVITTPQGTLVSPTSSQSFVSGHQATTMIVSALHSAEKKEGDGAPHVVVMPAPSKRGRKKKATLSRVGVGGNETLILAHLTAGGQVTSLQHHTVDPYDLSNEEEEHGQKDSTKTYRCRMCAATFLSKSDMQIHSKSHTEAKPHKCPHCAKSFANSSYLAQHIRIHSGAKPYTCSYCQKSFRQLSHLQQHTRNHTESKPHKCPHCTKSFANSSYLAQHVRIHTGVKPYSCSFCQKSFRQLSHLQQHNRIHTGDRPYKCIHPGCEKSFTQLSNLQSHRRQHNKDKPYKCTNCNKGYVDAASLEVHMSTHTVKHARIYSCGLCNRTYTSETYLVKHMEKHNPDQLNAQAERARQQNQNQSQDQGAAQSREDGADRGSNRAGSGGADGGQQGQSNYQTDSLSCPFDMHQYKTVSASDIQYKPVTVADLTSHKDLCLTVSASTIQVEHLNS, encoded by the exons ATGATGGAAGACTCTCATTTTAATTCCGCGTACTTCTGGTCTCCCATCCCATCTGTACCAGCACAG ATTGAGAATGCCATGTTTCTGAACAAGATGAAAGAGCAACAGGAGAAGAATGCAGCCTTCTCTCAGTCCTCTGCATCCCACTACCAAACGGCTCTCCTCACCATCCCAACTCATGGGATAAAGACAGATGGTGGAGGGCAGGCTGGTGGCGGGACTCACCTCCACCCGGCTCACAGCACCCAGAACATGCTGTCTGTCCCGTCCACAGGCATCATGACAGCAG CGGGTCTGGTCATCACAACTCCTCAGGGAACCCTCGTCTCTCCCACCTCGTCTCAATCGTTCGTCTCCGGTCATCAAGCAACGACCATGATCGTCTCAGCACTTCATTCTGCAG AGAAAAAAGAAGGGGACGGTGCGCCCCATGTAGTCGTGATGCCGGCACCCTCAAAACGAGGCAGAAAGAAGAAGGCGACGCTGTCCAGAGTCGGTGTGGGGGGGAACGAAACACTAATACTGGCTCACCTGACAGCAGGCGGACAG GTGACGTCTTTGCAGCATCACACTGTCGACCCTTACGACCTGTCaaatgaagaggaagagcaCGGGCAGAAAGACAGCACCAAGACGTACAG GTGCCGGATGTGTGCGGCGACCTTCCTCAGTAAGTCTGACATGCAGATCCACTCCAAGTCGCACACAGAGGCCAAACCTCACAAGTGTCCTCACTGCGCCAAGTCATTCGCCAACTCCAGCTACCTGGCCCAGCACATCCGCATCCACAGCGGGGCCAAGCCTTACACCTGCTCCTACTGCCAGAAATCTTTCAGGCAGCTCAGTCACTTACAGCAGCACACACG GAACCACACAGAGTCAAAGCCTCACAAGTGTCCCCATTGCACCAAGTCATTTGCCAACTCCAGCTACCTGGCCCAGCATGTCCGCATCCACACCGGAGTGAAACCTTACTCCTGCTCCTTCTGCCAAAAGAGCTTCAGACAGCTCAGCCATCTTCAGCAGCACAACAG GATTCACACAGGAGATCGGCCGTACAAGTGCATCCATCCAGGCTGTGAGAAATCCTTCACGCAACTCTCAAATCTACAG TCCCATCGGCGCCAACACAACAAAGACAAGCCCTACAAGTGCACCAACTGCAACAAAGGATACGTAGACGCAGCGAGCCTGGAGGTGCACATGTCCACACACACGGTGAAGCACGCGAGGATCTACTCCTGTGGGCTCTGCAACCGCACTTATACCTCA GAGACGTATCTGGTGAAACACATGGAGAAACACAACCCCGACCAGCTGAATGCACAAGCAGAACGAGCGAGACAACAGAACCAGAACCAAAGCCAGGACCAAGGTGCAGCTCAGAGCCGGGAGGACGGAGCAGACCGAGGATCGAACAGAGCTGGGAGCGGGGGAGCAGACGGAGGCCAGCAGGGACAGAGCAACTACCAGACAGACTCCCTCTCCTGTCCGTTTGACATGCACCAGTATAAGACAGTGTCTGCCAGTGACATCCAGTACAAACCTGTCACCGTAGCTGACCTCACTTCCCACAAAGACCTCTGCCTCACTGTCTCGGCATCCACCATTCAAGTGGAGCACCTCAACTCTTAG